Below is a genomic region from Nitrospira sp..
CGACACGCCCCTCTTCACCACCGTCGGCATCGATCATTCATTTTACCGACCGGCCAGCGTCAAGCAACTTGCCCACTACGCCGAGCAAGTGCCGGACGAGTTCCGCTTCTGCCAGAAAGTGTGGGAAGAGATCACCGTCCCCGCCTATGCCAACCTACCGCGATACGGCGCGAAGGCCGGCAAGCCCAATCCGCGGTTTCTTGAGCTCGGCACCTTTCGTGACCTCGTCCTGCAGCCGGCCTTGGAGGGCTTGGGCCAAAAGCTCGGCCCCTTCATCTTCGAGTTTCAGCGCTGGGGCCTTGATCCAGCCGTCTTTCTGCAACAGCTCGACCGGTTTCTCGAACAGCTGCCACCCGGCCCCGCCTACGCGACCGAAGTGAGAAATCCCGCCATCCTCGGCCCGCGCTATCACGACATACTTCGAGCGCACGGCGTGGCCCATGTCTACAATCACTGGACGGCCATGCCCCCGCTGTCCGAACAACATCAGAAAATGGCCGGCACATTCACCGCCCCCTTCACCGTCCTTCGACTCCTGACCCCGCTGGGGCTGGCCTATGACACAGCGGTCGAACGCTACGCCCCCTACGATCGCATCGTGCAACCGCAACCGCGTATGCGGCAGGAGACCATCGCGCTTGTGACGCAAGCAGCGGGGGATGGACGGTCCTCGTATGTCCTCGTGAATAATCGATCCGAGGGCTGCAGCCCGCTCACCGTCCAAGCGGTACTTGAAGCGCTCGCCAAACCGACCGGGCCACCGTTGTGAGTGCGTAACTCGCGTGGTAGCATGACATGTATCGGCGACGAAGGTTGAGTCGTTTCTCGTTCGTCCACCTCAGAGGAGGCGTTATGGCTGTCCGTCACTCCACCACCGGTGTCCTGCTCCTCTCCGCACTGATCGGCATTCCTCTTCCGGTGCAAGCGGCGGAAGCCACGAACGGCCGGCTTGAAATCATCGGCGAGTATCGGTATGCCGCGCGCGAATCAGAGTCTGTCGCCGACGCCAAAGCGCTGGCCTGTCGGGAAGCCTGGCGCCAGGCCGTCATCAGCTCGTCCCTCTATCGGGAATCCACCGCCTCCGTGATCGACTCCCCCCTCTTGCGTGAGCTGTCGTATACCCTTGCGAATCGTCATGTTCACGACCCCCAGATCGTCGAACAATCTGAACAGGGACGAACCATCTCCTGCCGAGTCCATGGGTATCTCCAGACAGACGAGAGCGCGCGTGTCATTCGCACGCAGCTGACCAGCGGCCCTTCGCCGACGGAAGGGATCGACCAGAACCGTGTGTTGCGGATCCTTGCTGTGAAGGAAGACGCCACGGGCGCCATTGCGATTCAATACCAAGCCCTCAAGCGGCTGGACTGGCTCGGCACCCACTATCAGGGCGGGTTACGGGAATCGGCGGATATTATGGTAGATTTCTATGATGATCAGGGCTTGCTCATGAAGACCGAGCGCTACCCGGCCCGGCGCACGGCCACCGGCGATGATGTCATGAATCCCGGAGCCATCGCCGTCCTCAAAGTGACAAAACCGGCCGGCAGCAAAACCTATCGTGTCTGGCTGGTGAAATAGCCCGCATCACCAGCCATTTCCGCCGCCTCCCGACCCGCCTCCACAGATTTATTCTGCCTCCCCCTTTAGTTCGACTGGGTCACAACCGATAGAGATAGCCGAGAGCCTCTTCGAACCAGTCCCGGATCTATGAAGTAGGGAGGGTGCACGGCAATGTCGTCAGCACAAGAACTCGTCCAATCCTGCTCGAACATCTTCACGCTTCCTGAAATCTATTTTCGCGTGCGCGACGTCGTCGACGACTCGACCTCGACCATGGATGACTTGGCCAACGCGCTCAAGCTCGACCCGGCGATTTCCGCCCGGCTGCTGCGCATCGTCAATAGCCCGCTCTACGGATTTCCCAAACAGATTGATACCATGACCCGCGCAGTGAATCTGATCGGGATGCAAGCCGTCAGCGACCTGGTCGCGGCCACCACCATCGGACGAACCTTCAGTGGCATGACCTCGGACTTGATGGATCTGCCGGCCTACTGGCGCAAGAGCGTCCTCTGCGCCTTGCTGGCCGGCAAGATTGCGAAGGCCTGTGGAATCGAGGACAGCGAGCGGTTCTTTATCGAAGGCCTGCTGCGGGATATCGGCCACTTGGTGCTGTATCAGACGATTCCGGAACGGGCCCAGTCGGCCCTTGTCGAAGCGGGCAACTTCGGCACCGCGCTGGCGGAAGTGGAACAGTCGAACATCGGCTTCGACTTCACCGAAGTCGGCGCAGAATTGATTCGCTTCTGGGGCATGCCGGGCCAGATCGAACAGGCTATTC
It encodes:
- a CDS encoding DUF72 domain-containing protein, coding for MDTTVPRFGTSSWAYEGWQGLVYHRTYPKSRFSQDTLAEYAAYRIYDTPLFTTVGIDHSFYRPASVKQLAHYAEQVPDEFRFCQKVWEEITVPAYANLPRYGAKAGKPNPRFLELGTFRDLVLQPALEGLGQKLGPFIFEFQRWGLDPAVFLQQLDRFLEQLPPGPAYATEVRNPAILGPRYHDILRAHGVAHVYNHWTAMPPLSEQHQKMAGTFTAPFTVLRLLTPLGLAYDTAVERYAPYDRIVQPQPRMRQETIALVTQAAGDGRSSYVLVNNRSEGCSPLTVQAVLEALAKPTGPPL
- a CDS encoding HDOD domain-containing protein, which gives rise to MSSAQELVQSCSNIFTLPEIYFRVRDVVDDSTSTMDDLANALKLDPAISARLLRIVNSPLYGFPKQIDTMTRAVNLIGMQAVSDLVAATTIGRTFSGMTSDLMDLPAYWRKSVLCALLAGKIAKACGIEDSERFFIEGLLRDIGHLVLYQTIPERAQSALVEAGNFGTALAEVEQSNIGFDFTEVGAELIRFWGMPGQIEQAIRHQLSPNEAGEYNLHASIVHLAGAVADHAELDPIRAKQPPVFDPFSLSCTKFNPDERPALLTEAQSQLQDTLSFIYPLAMAA